A region from the Solibacillus sp. FSL H8-0523 genome encodes:
- the resA gene encoding thiol-disulfide oxidoreductase ResA, which translates to MEQKKKRSITRGTILAILALAIGYTIYAAVAKDKIELIAVGADAPDFEVVDLNGDKHRLKDYKGEGVLLNFWGTWCEPCEREFPAMERQYDVFKEQGVEMIAVNFAQSDFEVNKYVANMGMTFPVAIDKTKSVFTAYNIGPLPTSIFIKPDGTIDRIEKGEMSEVEIIQYLESIKPE; encoded by the coding sequence TTGGAACAAAAGAAAAAACGTTCGATTACGCGCGGTACGATTCTAGCAATTTTAGCATTAGCCATTGGATATACTATATACGCCGCCGTAGCGAAGGATAAAATAGAGCTCATTGCAGTTGGTGCAGATGCGCCGGACTTTGAAGTTGTCGATTTAAACGGTGACAAGCATCGACTAAAGGATTACAAGGGTGAAGGTGTGCTCCTCAATTTTTGGGGTACCTGGTGTGAGCCTTGTGAACGAGAGTTCCCAGCAATGGAACGTCAATACGATGTGTTTAAAGAGCAAGGTGTCGAAATGATTGCGGTTAACTTTGCCCAGTCAGATTTTGAAGTAAATAAATACGTAGCGAATATGGGCATGACGTTCCCTGTTGCCATCGATAAAACGAAAAGTGTATTCACTGCCTATAACATCGGCCCACTTCCCACTTCGATCTTTATTAAGCCAGACGGTACAATAGATCGAATCGAAAAAGGTGAAATGAGCGAAGTAGAAATCATTCAATATTTAGAATCGATAAAGCCGGAATAG
- a CDS encoding segregation/condensation protein A translates to MSYEVKLEAFSGPLDLLLHLINRLEIDIYDIPMSELTEQYIDHIHAMQTLELNEASEYLVMAATLLAIKSRTLIPINEGEIDIEEFDVDEVDPREELVARLIEYKKYKEAATQLQELESERGQVFTKAPADLSEFMSDEQMTMFDTNVNVYDMLSAFQKLMRRKQLKKPLATRIARQEISVKEQMRSVVNVLKQAGGKMMFSQLFKYEDKSMLVLTFLTLLELMKRQVVFVEQEKNFDDLSVLLKKEEIGDELEQIVEPN, encoded by the coding sequence ATGTCTTATGAAGTAAAGCTAGAAGCCTTTAGTGGGCCGCTGGATTTATTGTTGCACTTAATCAACCGCTTGGAAATCGATATTTATGATATTCCGATGTCTGAACTGACTGAGCAATATATCGATCATATTCATGCGATGCAAACATTAGAATTAAATGAAGCAAGCGAGTATTTAGTGATGGCGGCAACACTGCTAGCTATTAAAAGTCGTACGTTAATCCCGATTAACGAGGGCGAAATTGACATCGAGGAGTTCGATGTTGATGAAGTCGATCCGCGTGAAGAATTAGTTGCACGTTTAATCGAGTATAAAAAATATAAAGAAGCTGCAACGCAATTACAAGAGCTAGAAAGTGAACGTGGACAAGTATTTACAAAAGCACCAGCGGATTTATCGGAATTTATGTCAGATGAACAAATGACGATGTTTGATACAAACGTCAACGTCTATGACATGCTTAGTGCGTTCCAAAAGTTAATGCGCCGAAAACAACTGAAAAAGCCGTTAGCAACACGTATTGCGCGCCAAGAAATTTCGGTGAAGGAGCAAATGCGCTCCGTGGTAAATGTATTAAAGCAAGCAGGCGGAAAAATGATGTTTTCGCAGCTATTTAAATATGAAGACAAATCAATGCTTGTCTTAACATTTTTAACATTACTTGAGCTGATGAAGCGTCAAGTCGTCTTTGTTGAACAAGAAAAAAACTTTGACGATTTATCCGTATTGCTAAAGAAAGAGGAGATTGGCGATGAACTCGAACAAATTGTTGAGCCGAATTGA
- a CDS encoding DUF309 domain-containing protein has translation MHPLLHPLFIDYLAYFNGNEDYFECHEVLEEYWKDIAPGEKLHPLVGYVQLATGMYHWRRENFDGAARILKKAIDNFETNAGSPFFEYIDFARLLRDMSTLYARIKSHESFSRINIPLTNAALKKATEEKIAATAPLDPQFILHKHMLRDRSEVIAERELSKQIRAFNRKETKR, from the coding sequence ATGCATCCCTTACTTCACCCACTGTTTATCGATTACCTGGCGTATTTTAATGGCAATGAAGACTATTTTGAATGCCATGAAGTGCTTGAAGAGTATTGGAAGGACATTGCGCCTGGCGAAAAGTTGCATCCACTTGTAGGCTATGTTCAACTGGCAACGGGTATGTATCATTGGCGCCGTGAAAATTTTGATGGGGCTGCGCGTATCCTGAAAAAAGCCATTGATAATTTCGAAACGAATGCCGGTTCCCCATTTTTTGAGTATATCGATTTCGCACGGCTTCTAAGAGACATGTCTACCTTGTATGCACGCATAAAGTCACACGAATCCTTTTCTCGTATTAATATTCCGCTAACGAATGCCGCGCTAAAAAAAGCAACCGAAGAAAAAATCGCGGCAACCGCGCCACTCGATCCACAATTTATTTTACACAAGCATATGCTACGCGACCGCTCTGAAGTCATTGCCGAGCGAGAACTTAGTAAACAGATCCGTGCCTTCAACCGCAAAGAAACAAAGCGCTAA
- the lysA gene encoding diaminopimelate decarboxylase has translation MHFYGTQQINEQGHLTIGGVDTMELAKAYGTPLFVYDTALIRKRARGFIDTFEKLGVTAQVAYASKAFACVAAYQLAAQENLSLDVVSGGELFTAIKAGFPAERIHFHGNNKSIAELELAFDTKIGCIVVDNFYEIAVIKEIAQNKNQKMNILLRVTPGVEAHTHDFITTGQADSKFGFDLNNGQADEAFKQVVNDDFINLLGLHCHIGSQIFETEGFSLAAGKVMQKMGVWKEQHGFEATVLNLGGGFGIRYTEEDKPLEPHEYVADMIKAAQAESVKLGLTMPEIWIEPGRSLVGDAGTSLYTIGSQKTVPGVREYIAVDGGMSDNIRPALYDAKYEAVIANKANEEKTNTYTVAGKLCESGDKLITDASLQKAETGDILAMFCTGAYGYSMASNYNRVPRPAVVFVENGEHQLAIQRESYEDLVVNDLPLTLKKGE, from the coding sequence ATGCATTTTTACGGTACACAACAAATTAACGAACAAGGCCATTTAACAATTGGTGGCGTTGACACAATGGAGTTAGCTAAGGCATACGGAACACCTTTATTCGTTTATGATACGGCATTAATTCGAAAGCGCGCGCGTGGCTTTATCGATACATTTGAAAAATTAGGTGTGACGGCACAAGTTGCATATGCTTCAAAAGCATTTGCCTGTGTGGCAGCCTATCAGTTGGCGGCGCAAGAAAATTTATCGCTTGATGTCGTATCAGGTGGCGAATTATTTACTGCTATTAAAGCAGGATTCCCGGCAGAACGCATTCATTTCCACGGCAACAATAAATCTATTGCTGAACTAGAGTTAGCATTTGATACAAAAATCGGCTGTATCGTCGTAGATAACTTTTACGAAATTGCAGTAATTAAAGAAATCGCACAAAACAAAAATCAAAAAATGAACATTCTTTTACGTGTTACACCAGGCGTGGAAGCACATACACATGACTTTATTACAACAGGTCAAGCGGATTCGAAATTTGGTTTTGACTTAAATAATGGTCAAGCCGACGAAGCGTTTAAGCAAGTTGTCAATGATGACTTCATTAACTTACTGGGCTTACATTGTCACATCGGTTCACAAATTTTCGAAACTGAAGGCTTTAGCTTAGCAGCGGGTAAAGTGATGCAAAAAATGGGTGTTTGGAAAGAACAGCACGGTTTTGAAGCAACGGTCTTAAACTTAGGTGGAGGGTTTGGCATTCGTTACACGGAAGAAGACAAGCCGCTTGAGCCACATGAATATGTAGCAGACATGATTAAAGCAGCACAAGCAGAAAGTGTAAAATTAGGCTTAACAATGCCTGAAATTTGGATTGAGCCAGGCCGCTCTTTAGTAGGGGATGCAGGAACATCTCTTTACACAATCGGCTCTCAAAAAACAGTTCCAGGTGTACGCGAATACATCGCGGTTGATGGTGGCATGAGCGACAATATCCGTCCAGCACTATACGATGCAAAATACGAGGCTGTCATTGCGAACAAAGCGAATGAAGAAAAAACAAATACATATACTGTAGCAGGAAAGCTTTGTGAATCAGGTGACAAATTAATCACTGATGCGAGCTTACAAAAGGCGGAAACGGGCGACATTTTAGCGATGTTCTGTACAGGTGCTTATGGGTATTCAATGGCATCTAACTACAACCGTGTGCCGCGTCCAGCTGTTGTATTCGTAGAAAATGGTGAGCACCAATTAGCGATCCAACGCGAAAGTTATGAAGATTTAGTAGTAAATGACCTACCGTTAACATTAAAAAAGGGTGAATAA
- the scpB gene encoding SMC-Scp complex subunit ScpB, with protein sequence MNSNKLLSRIEALLFVAGDEGMTAKQLAQYIEVDLMDIEAGLSDLLSQYNEEEARGITLKELAGTYQLTTKPDVADTLKKLIENPTNQVLTAASLEVLAIIAYKQPITRAEVEDLRGVKSERPIATLVSRALVQEVGRAEGTGRAILYGTTKEFLNYFGLKNIKELPPLPEDVDTDDEQPTDLFLTKFQETFNQN encoded by the coding sequence ATGAACTCGAACAAATTGTTGAGCCGAATTGAGGCATTATTATTCGTAGCAGGCGATGAAGGTATGACAGCAAAGCAGCTTGCACAATATATAGAAGTAGACCTAATGGATATTGAGGCAGGCTTAAGTGACCTACTCTCACAATATAATGAAGAAGAAGCGCGAGGCATTACATTAAAAGAGCTTGCTGGTACATACCAATTAACAACAAAACCAGACGTTGCGGATACATTGAAAAAATTAATCGAAAACCCAACGAATCAGGTATTAACAGCAGCTTCATTAGAAGTGCTTGCCATTATTGCCTACAAGCAACCGATCACACGTGCTGAGGTGGAAGATTTACGCGGTGTGAAAAGTGAGCGCCCTATCGCAACGCTTGTGTCTCGTGCCCTTGTACAAGAAGTGGGCCGTGCAGAAGGGACAGGTCGTGCGATTTTATACGGGACGACAAAAGAGTTTTTAAACTACTTTGGCCTAAAAAATATTAAAGAGTTGCCACCACTTCCAGAAGACGTGGATACAGATGATGAGCAACCAACCGATTTATTCTTAACGAAGTTCCAAGAAACATTTAACCAAAACTAA
- a CDS encoding SigF/SigG family RNA polymerase sporulation sigma factor produces the protein MERIEQSSETLLTQALMRELIAKSQQGDTDARKRMIEGNTRLVWSIVQRFSSRGVELEDLFQIGCIGLMKSVDKFDLSYEVKFSTYAVPMIIGEIQRFLRDDGMVKVSRSIRELNFKIRHATDEYLKTNEKPPTIAELAAILDVSTDDILMATDAMRDPASLHDQLFENDGDSITLMDQMRDDKSQLPFEYIPLKDLLQRLGKREQSIIYFRYYLDLTQTEIADRLGISQVQVSRLEKKILAQLKTWLELPTTSKR, from the coding sequence ATGGAGAGAATCGAACAGTCATCTGAAACGTTATTAACACAAGCACTGATGCGCGAGCTGATTGCGAAGTCGCAACAAGGCGATACGGACGCAAGAAAGCGGATGATTGAAGGCAATACAAGACTTGTTTGGTCAATTGTACAGCGCTTTAGCTCGCGCGGTGTGGAGCTAGAGGATTTATTTCAAATTGGCTGCATCGGACTGATGAAATCGGTTGATAAGTTTGATTTATCATATGAGGTCAAGTTTTCAACCTATGCCGTACCGATGATTATCGGTGAAATTCAACGCTTTTTACGTGATGATGGAATGGTAAAAGTTAGTCGCTCGATACGCGAGCTCAATTTTAAAATCCGCCATGCGACGGATGAATATTTAAAAACGAATGAAAAGCCACCAACGATTGCGGAGCTCGCCGCGATATTGGACGTATCGACGGATGATATTTTAATGGCTACAGATGCGATGCGTGACCCAGCGAGCTTGCATGACCAGCTATTTGAAAACGACGGAGACTCGATCACGCTCATGGATCAAATGCGCGACGATAAATCGCAGTTACCATTTGAATATATTCCATTAAAGGATTTACTACAGCGGCTTGGGAAGCGTGAGCAATCGATTATTTATTTCCGTTATTATTTAGATTTAACGCAAACTGAAATCGCAGACCGACTCGGCATTTCTCAAGTGCAGGTGTCGCGCTTAGAAAAAAAGATTTTAGCACAGTTAAAAACATGGCTTGAACTACCAACAACAAGTAAGCGGTGA
- a CDS encoding cytochrome c biogenesis protein ResB has translation MNKILCECGHENPEGTNLCQKCGSPLTEEEKGKKIADMRYEGTAIRSKTYNKSIIDKIWNFFSSVKVGITLIIINLIAASLGTILPQEFFISVATDAEKKQYYSDVYGWFGEIYYALGLSDLYSSLWFQILVLMLGVSIIIASIDRGIPLHKSLKNQRVKRHINFMKRQRVVANGAPLKESTQTMELVEQKLKDLKYNVRREDNAVMAEKGRFSRYGAYVNHVGLIVFIIGVMLHLLPGVYVDESMWLREGETRAIPGVDGYFLKNDKFILETYDNDPQGEQLKQGVNTMAKNYQTNVTLYKQAEDAVPGQADNLEEVKSYEIRVNHPLKHEGFAMYQMDYRLNELKTMVFDLTNKSTEASLGQVSIDLTNPQDEYDLGNGTKVRLMGYYPDFSGFKEGVPQTATQTPNNPAFIFKMYTPETPDGETSFVAIQNTLEPDGENVYKMKFANVETRNMSGLMVRYDKTIPLLIVGGIIFMIGVTIGSYWNHRRIWVEQLADGTIRLAAHTNKNWFGIKKDLNALTAHAHLPQYIDQQDLENNDNVEIEKDGKTS, from the coding sequence ATGAATAAAATACTTTGTGAATGCGGGCATGAAAATCCTGAAGGCACAAATCTGTGTCAAAAATGCGGTTCCCCTCTAACGGAGGAGGAAAAAGGCAAAAAGATTGCAGATATGCGTTATGAAGGAACAGCCATCCGTTCAAAAACTTATAACAAGTCAATTATTGATAAAATTTGGAATTTCTTTTCGAGTGTAAAGGTTGGGATTACACTCATCATTATTAATTTAATAGCAGCATCGCTTGGTACAATTTTACCGCAGGAGTTTTTCATTAGTGTCGCAACAGACGCGGAGAAAAAACAGTACTATTCAGATGTTTATGGTTGGTTCGGTGAAATCTATTATGCATTAGGTTTATCGGATCTTTATTCGTCCCTTTGGTTCCAAATACTTGTATTAATGTTAGGTGTGTCCATCATTATTGCCAGTATCGACCGCGGTATTCCATTACATAAATCATTAAAAAATCAGCGAGTTAAACGACATATTAATTTTATGAAGCGTCAGCGTGTTGTGGCAAATGGTGCCCCTCTAAAGGAAAGTACGCAGACAATGGAATTAGTCGAGCAAAAGCTAAAAGATTTAAAATACAACGTACGCCGTGAAGACAATGCGGTCATGGCAGAAAAGGGTCGTTTTTCGCGTTACGGTGCGTATGTCAACCATGTAGGCTTAATTGTATTTATCATCGGTGTCATGCTGCATTTATTGCCAGGCGTTTATGTCGATGAATCGATGTGGCTCCGCGAAGGCGAAACACGTGCGATTCCAGGCGTGGATGGCTATTTCTTGAAAAATGATAAATTCATTTTAGAGACCTATGACAACGATCCACAAGGCGAGCAGCTAAAGCAAGGCGTTAATACGATGGCAAAAAACTATCAAACTAATGTCACGCTTTACAAACAAGCAGAAGATGCCGTACCTGGACAAGCAGATAATCTAGAAGAAGTAAAATCCTACGAAATCCGCGTAAACCACCCGTTAAAGCATGAAGGGTTTGCGATGTATCAAATGGATTATCGCTTAAACGAATTAAAAACAATGGTTTTCGATTTAACGAATAAATCAACAGAAGCATCACTTGGACAAGTAAGTATTGATTTAACCAATCCTCAAGATGAGTATGATTTAGGGAATGGTACGAAAGTGCGCTTAATGGGTTATTATCCAGATTTTTCTGGCTTTAAAGAAGGTGTTCCACAAACAGCAACACAAACACCAAATAACCCAGCGTTTATTTTCAAAATGTATACACCTGAAACACCAGACGGCGAAACAAGCTTTGTCGCAATTCAAAATACACTTGAGCCGGATGGTGAAAATGTGTATAAAATGAAGTTCGCAAATGTGGAAACGCGCAATATGTCAGGTTTAATGGTTCGTTACGATAAAACGATACCGCTGTTAATTGTAGGTGGCATTATTTTCATGATTGGTGTGACAATCGGTTCGTACTGGAATCACCGCCGTATTTGGGTGGAGCAGCTAGCAGACGGTACGATTCGGTTAGCCGCACATACAAATAAAAACTGGTTTGGTATAAAGAAAGATTTAAATGCGTTAACGGCGCATGCCCATTTACCACAGTATATAGATCAACAAGATTTAGAGAATAACGACAATGTTGAAATAGAAAAGGATGGTAAAACTTCATGA
- a CDS encoding spore germination protein, protein MKNQLFTSKDIAKDYLEKRFDTKRTFDVCVKDITIKNLPTLTVYISGLVNGESLAEMLTNLQWEQQEEIEDENEYFNEHFNYHGKEEATSLDDFLLGVLSGRVGFITLSGYAFLAEFREYPGRSPEEPDNEKVIRGSRDGFAENVIQNVALIRRRIRSTELRYQMHHVSTYGQTDVVIAYMADLVNDEHLQWITERLNQIKHDGLTMSDKSLEEWLFKQRYHPLPFVRYTERPDIVAAHLLEGHIAIVVDTSPSVMLMPVTMFYLLQHAEEYRQAPLIGSMMRILRFGAVLLSFLLLPFWYLLVTNEQLIPDQLAYIGINDQSEVPLFLQLVIADLGIEFLRIAAIHTPTPLSTAMGLIAGIIIGQIAIDVGLFSSEVVLYTAISAIFTFAIPNYELSISVKVFRILLLAITALFGVNGFFIGLFAIFTYLCALKPMKVPYLWPLVPFFPKAFLRVIIRFPMSTDALRPYIVGAKQRKRA, encoded by the coding sequence ATGAAGAATCAATTATTCACATCTAAGGATATCGCTAAAGATTATTTAGAGAAACGCTTTGACACGAAGCGTACGTTTGATGTTTGCGTAAAAGACATCACGATTAAAAATCTACCGACACTCACCGTATATATTAGTGGATTAGTGAATGGTGAGAGCTTGGCTGAAATGCTTACCAACTTACAGTGGGAACAGCAAGAAGAAATTGAAGATGAAAATGAGTATTTCAACGAGCATTTTAATTACCACGGCAAGGAAGAGGCAACATCGCTTGATGATTTTTTATTAGGTGTTTTAAGTGGGCGTGTGGGCTTTATCACACTGAGTGGTTATGCGTTTTTAGCGGAGTTTCGTGAATATCCGGGGAGAAGTCCTGAAGAGCCTGACAATGAAAAAGTGATTCGAGGTTCGCGCGACGGCTTTGCGGAAAACGTCATTCAAAATGTTGCGCTCATTCGGCGCCGCATTCGGAGCACCGAGCTTCGCTATCAAATGCACCATGTATCAACTTATGGCCAAACCGATGTAGTCATTGCCTATATGGCTGATCTAGTAAATGACGAACATTTGCAGTGGATTACCGAACGGCTTAATCAAATTAAGCATGATGGGTTAACAATGAGTGATAAATCACTTGAAGAATGGTTGTTTAAGCAGCGCTACCATCCGCTGCCGTTTGTACGCTACACAGAACGTCCAGATATTGTCGCGGCGCATTTATTAGAAGGGCATATTGCCATCGTTGTGGATACGTCGCCGTCTGTCATGCTGATGCCGGTAACGATGTTCTATTTACTACAGCATGCAGAAGAATATCGACAAGCACCACTCATTGGATCCATGATGCGCATTTTACGCTTTGGTGCAGTGCTACTGAGCTTTTTACTTTTACCGTTTTGGTATTTACTTGTGACGAATGAGCAGCTCATACCAGATCAATTAGCGTATATAGGAATTAACGATCAGAGTGAAGTACCGCTATTTTTGCAACTGGTCATTGCCGATCTCGGGATTGAATTTTTACGCATCGCCGCCATTCACACCCCAACGCCATTATCGACTGCGATGGGGTTAATCGCCGGCATCATTATCGGACAAATTGCGATTGACGTTGGGTTATTTTCAAGCGAGGTTGTCTTATACACTGCAATTAGCGCTATTTTCACATTTGCCATTCCGAATTACGAATTAAGTATCTCGGTCAAAGTGTTCCGCATATTGCTATTGGCGATCACGGCATTGTTTGGAGTCAATGGATTTTTCATCGGGCTGTTTGCGATTTTTACGTATTTATGTGCATTAAAGCCAATGAAAGTGCCATATTTATGGCCGCTTGTGCCTTTTTTTCCAAAAGCTTTTTTACGCGTCATCATTCGTTTCCCGATGTCAACCGACGCGTTAAGGCCTTATATCGTTGGAGCAAAACAGCGAAAACGCGCATGA
- a CDS encoding D-alanyl-D-alanine carboxypeptidase family protein, translating into MKKWIVCMIVLLLVSTSAIQTNAAGASYAVIDAENGRLLLGENEHAQLPIASLTKIWTALIVLERSELSDLVYVSSRAAAVEGSSIYLEQGQTYTIDYLVHGLMMQSGNDAAVALAEHVGGSVEGFVHLMNEKAKAYQLKQTTFTNPTGLHHEKHLSSAYDTARMLQIAMQHEAFQKIASTKVFSQGMTWKNKHRLLHEEVGAIAGKTGYTKVASRTLATFFKREQKSFVVVTLNEGNDWFIHKELANYVETHFEHEIIVKKGTYKVNGISVFVDRPMKLLLKKGDRPELRHLLVVSRHPDSDRAAWRVYEDNVLVASKLMTVTAR; encoded by the coding sequence TTGAAGAAGTGGATTGTTTGTATGATTGTATTGTTACTAGTGAGTACGAGTGCTATTCAAACAAATGCAGCTGGAGCAAGCTATGCCGTCATTGATGCGGAAAACGGTCGATTACTGTTAGGAGAAAACGAACACGCACAATTACCGATTGCGAGCTTAACGAAAATTTGGACAGCTTTAATTGTCCTAGAGCGGAGCGAATTATCGGATTTAGTGTATGTTTCGAGTCGTGCCGCTGCTGTGGAAGGCTCGTCGATTTACCTGGAGCAAGGGCAAACCTACACGATTGACTATTTAGTGCATGGGTTAATGATGCAATCGGGCAATGATGCGGCGGTTGCACTAGCCGAGCATGTCGGCGGCTCGGTGGAGGGCTTTGTTCATTTAATGAACGAAAAGGCAAAGGCCTATCAATTAAAACAAACGACGTTCACCAATCCAACAGGCCTTCATCACGAAAAACATCTCTCTTCTGCCTACGATACAGCGAGAATGCTACAAATTGCGATGCAACATGAAGCATTTCAAAAAATTGCCTCTACAAAAGTTTTTTCGCAAGGAATGACGTGGAAAAACAAGCATCGTTTACTGCATGAAGAGGTCGGGGCAATTGCTGGGAAAACAGGATACACAAAAGTAGCAAGCCGCACACTTGCTACTTTTTTTAAACGGGAACAAAAATCTTTCGTTGTCGTCACGTTAAATGAAGGAAATGACTGGTTTATTCACAAGGAATTGGCAAATTATGTAGAAACACATTTTGAACATGAAATCATCGTCAAAAAAGGTACCTATAAAGTAAATGGAATTTCCGTGTTTGTCGATAGGCCGATGAAACTCCTGTTGAAAAAAGGGGATAGACCAGAGCTTCGGCACCTGCTTGTTGTATCGCGCCATCCCGATTCTGACCGTGCCGCTTGGCGGGTTTATGAAGATAACGTTTTAGTTGCATCGAAATTGATGACCGTAACGGCACGCTAA
- a CDS encoding pseudouridine synthase produces MERLQKVIAYAGVASRRKAEQLIVEGKVKVNGKVIKELGTKVANSDEIEVEGVKLEKEDKVYFLLYKPRAYISAVTDDKGRNTVTDIFKKHVHQRIFPVGRLDYDTTGLLLLTNDGEFSNLMTHPKFKIDKTYIARVKGIPTKQGLMQLQNGIKLEDGKTAPAKVSMTSYDENAGKAICEITIHEGRNRQVRRMFEAIGTPVVKLKRERFAFLDLVGLSPGEYRQLTKHEVKLLRVLAETGKIDFNR; encoded by the coding sequence ATGGAACGATTACAGAAAGTGATTGCATACGCAGGCGTAGCATCACGACGTAAAGCGGAGCAATTAATTGTAGAAGGTAAAGTTAAAGTAAACGGAAAAGTGATCAAAGAATTAGGAACGAAGGTAGCTAATTCGGATGAGATCGAAGTAGAAGGCGTGAAATTAGAAAAAGAAGATAAAGTGTATTTCTTATTATATAAACCACGTGCCTATATTTCTGCTGTAACTGATGATAAAGGTCGTAATACAGTAACAGATATTTTCAAAAAGCACGTACATCAACGTATTTTCCCAGTAGGTCGTTTAGATTACGATACAACGGGCTTGTTATTATTAACGAATGACGGCGAGTTCTCAAACTTAATGACTCACCCGAAATTCAAAATCGATAAAACATATATCGCGCGTGTAAAAGGGATTCCAACAAAGCAGGGCTTAATGCAGCTACAAAACGGAATCAAGCTTGAAGATGGTAAAACAGCACCAGCGAAAGTAAGTATGACAAGCTATGATGAAAATGCAGGCAAAGCTATTTGTGAAATTACCATTCATGAAGGTCGTAATCGTCAAGTACGTCGTATGTTCGAAGCAATCGGTACACCAGTCGTAAAATTAAAACGTGAGCGCTTTGCGTTCCTTGATTTAGTCGGTTTATCTCCAGGTGAATACCGCCAGTTAACGAAGCACGAAGTAAAATTACTACGTGTATTAGCGGAAACAGGAAAAATAGATTTCAACAGATAG
- a CDS encoding GNAT family N-acetyltransferase gives MLVRYKKTLEKIAMGLISLMPQEKEIKRLMETIQQYEQNDNWTLYLWKKNDEYVGTVGIMEEDNVATLQHITVIPSYRGEGVAMEMLQELKDMGYEKIVPNDDTHAFVQKCIPILNNEADE, from the coding sequence ATGTTAGTTCGATATAAAAAGACACTTGAAAAAATTGCGATGGGATTAATTTCATTAATGCCGCAAGAAAAAGAAATCAAACGCTTAATGGAAACTATTCAACAATATGAACAAAACGATAATTGGACATTATATTTGTGGAAAAAGAATGATGAATACGTTGGAACAGTTGGCATTATGGAAGAAGATAATGTTGCAACACTCCAGCATATTACAGTCATTCCATCTTATCGCGGTGAAGGGGTAGCCATGGAAATGCTACAGGAGCTAAAAGATATGGGCTACGAGAAAATCGTTCCCAATGATGACACACATGCATTTGTTCAAAAGTGTATACCTATATTAAATAACGAAGCAGATGAGTAA